The Armatimonadota bacterium genomic sequence TTCGAACGGTGCGCGAGGAGCGCCCCGGCGTTCATGTGAAGGCTTTTACGGCGGTGGAGTGGGAAGAAATCGCCAAAGTGGGCAACACCACGGTCGATGCGGCGCTGGCGGATGCTCGCGAGGCGGGTTTAGGCAGTGTGCCGGGCGGGGGAATCGAAGTTTTGAGCGACCGGGTTCATGCCGAATTGTTTCATAAGAAGATCAACGGCAAGCGATGGATCGAGATTGCCAAGTCGGTCGCAAACGCGGGTCTTAAGCAGTATGCGACGCTGCTCTATGGGATGGGCGAGACGCTGGAAGAGCGAGTCGATCACTTTGTTCAACTGCGCGAATTGCAGGACGAGACCGGCCACTTTCTGGCTATGACGCCGCTCGCTTTCCATCCAGAAGGCACCGATTTGGAGGACCTTCCTCACACCACAGGCTATGACGATCTTAAGAACATCGCCATCAGCCGACTGATGCTGGACAACATTCCCCATATCAAAAGCTTCTGGATTATGAACACGGCGGCCGTTACGCAGACCGCTCTTTGGTACGGCGCGGACGATGTGGACGGCACGATTCACGAGTACGAGATCGTCTATCAGGACGATGCGCCAGGCGAAAAGCGACAGGTGTTGACGCGAACCCAGATGCTCGATCTTATTCGAGAGGCCGGGCGCATCCCGGTCGAACGAGACAGCCTTTATCAGATTGTAGAGGCCAAGGACGAGGAGCCAAGAGAGGCGCGGGTGTTGCTGAACGTCGTCAATTAGCCTTGGGCTTCGGCTCGACCTTGATCTCAAAGAGCCTTGCCCAGTTCTTGCCCGTAACAAAGATTCGATCGTTCTTTTTGTCGTACGCAATGCCGTTCAGCACGTCTTCCTTGCCGTGCCGATGCTTCGTTGCCAATATCCCTGTCAGATCGACGTAACTGTTGATCTTTCCGCTCTTAGGATCGAGCCGGGCGATCATGTCGGAGTTCCAGATGTTTGCCCAAATCTCGCCGTTGATCATTTCAAGTTCGTTCAGATAGTCCTGACGAATGCCGCCGTCCGTTACGATAATCTGTCTCTCGATCCGCAGACTCTCTGGATTGAGAAAGTAGAGCGTCGCCGTGCCGTCGCTCATAATCAAATGCGCGCCGTCGTGCGTCAGCCCCCATCCTTCGGTGCGATAGCTGAACTCGCGCTCTTTGCGGAAGGTGGCCAGGTCGTACACAAATCCCGTCTGGTTGCGCCAGGTCAATTGGTAGACCTTGTCGTTTAAGATCGCGATGCCCTCGCCGAAGAGTCGGCTGTCCAAATCGACCTTCTTCAGCACGCGCCCGGTTTCCAGTTCGACTTTGCGCAGGCTGGAGAGGCCCTCCTGTCCCGTTCCTTCGTAGAGAAACCCGTCTAGATAGACCAGACCCTGGGTGAAGCCTTTGGGGTCGTGCGGATACTCTTTGACAATCTTAAACCCGTAAACGGGGGCCGTTTCGGGCGCAGGCTCAAGCGGTTGTTGGGTTGTGCTTTTTGCGCCGCCTGGTCCGCAAGCGGCCAGCACGACAAGACCTGCCAAAGCCGCCGTCCCAAGCCGTCTGATTGCGCGCAACATCAAGGCCATTGTACCTGCTCTGTAGGAAAGACGAACCGCGCGGCGAATGAGTATCGTGCAACATCAAGGGCGAGGAGATTCATCATGGAACGCAATTTAGGGTTGGAGTTCGTTCGTGCGACGGAGGCCGCCGCGCTCAGTTCGGGACGCTGGGTGGGCAAGGGCGACCGGCACATGGTCGATCATGCGGCGTGCGAGGCGATGCGAAAGGCGCTGAGCGACGTGGAGATTAAGGGCGTTGTGGTGATCGGCGAGGGCGAGCGCGACGAGGCGCCGATGCTCTACATCGGCGAAGAAGTGGGCTCTGGGAAGGGCCCTGGCGTCCAGATCGCGGTCGATCCGGTGGAGGGTACTAATCTGGTAGCGACCGGCTCTCCGGGCGCGATCAGCGTGATGGCGGCGGCCATGGAATCGGAAGGGCATTTGCTCCATGCGCCCGACATTTACATGGACAAGCTAGTGGTCGGCAAGCCGGCCAAGGGCGCGATCGATATCACTCGGCCTGTTCAGGCAAACCTTAAGGAGATAGCTCGGTGTTTGGGCAAGGAGGTCCAAGACCTTACCGTAGGGTTGTTGGATCGTCCACGGCACGAGAAGCTGATCGAGGACATCCGCGCATCGGGGGCCAGGATACGGTTGATCTCGGATGGCGATCTTTCGTTGGCTATCGAGGCGCTGGACCCTGAGGGCGAAGTGGACGTGGCGCTGGGCATCGGGGGCGCTCCCGAAGGGGTGCTTTCGGCCGCCGCTTGCATCTGCACGGACGGCGAGATCCAAGGCCGGCTGGTGTGCCGAAACGAGGCCGATCGCGAGCGCACGGCCAAAATTTTGGGCGGCGATCCCGAGCGCGTGCTGATGATGGACGACTTGGCGCAAGGCAATCTGATGTTTGTGGCGACCGGTATCACGGGCGGCAATCTGCTTCGCGGCGTGCGGTTTACAGGCACAGGCGCCGTAACGCACTCGATCGTCATGAGGAGCAAATCGGGCACCGTGCGCAAGATCGAGACGATCCACAAGTTCACCAACGGCCCGAAGTACTGAGCGCTTACTCTTGCTTTTTGCCTTGCTCTAGGTCGAGCGCCGCGCCGATGAGTGTCTTTTCGACCGAACTCATATCCTGTCGTTGCAGGTCGCCGATCGCTTTGCCGATCTCGGAAGCCTCCGCCGTTCGACCTTGCTGCAGAAGGATCTGTTGCGTCTTTTGAAGCTCGTGCAGAGCCATGGTTGGGTTCAATTGGTGCGTCTTCATGCCCATGATCGTCTTTTCGAGAGCGCGGGATGCGATCGCCACTTGAGCTTCGCCCGCCACTCGCGCATCTTCGGGCAGAGAAGCCTTAGCCGCATCGGTCGTGAACTCGAATATCAGGTCAGCTGTGATCGTCTCTTCGGCTTCGGTTACAGGG encodes the following:
- a CDS encoding CofH family radical SAM protein, which translates into the protein MRAEAFLSPELVPIYHKVQQGERLSFDDGTALYRSSDLTGIGRLANIARERLHGDNAYYVRNQHINYTNICNKFCKFCSFYAKKGGPSPYTLSLEEIRQRLRAHRHVPITEVHMVGGVNPRLPYDYYMDVIRTVREERPGVHVKAFTAVEWEEIAKVGNTTVDAALADAREAGLGSVPGGGIEVLSDRVHAELFHKKINGKRWIEIAKSVANAGLKQYATLLYGMGETLEERVDHFVQLRELQDETGHFLAMTPLAFHPEGTDLEDLPHTTGYDDLKNIAISRLMLDNIPHIKSFWIMNTAAVTQTALWYGADDVDGTIHEYEIVYQDDAPGEKRQVLTRTQMLDLIREAGRIPVERDSLYQIVEAKDEEPREARVLLNVVN
- a CDS encoding glutaminyl-peptide cyclotransferase; this encodes MLRAIRRLGTAALAGLVVLAACGPGGAKSTTQQPLEPAPETAPVYGFKIVKEYPHDPKGFTQGLVYLDGFLYEGTGQEGLSSLRKVELETGRVLKKVDLDSRLFGEGIAILNDKVYQLTWRNQTGFVYDLATFRKEREFSYRTEGWGLTHDGAHLIMSDGTATLYFLNPESLRIERQIIVTDGGIRQDYLNELEMINGEIWANIWNSDMIARLDPKSGKINSYVDLTGILATKHRHGKEDVLNGIAYDKKNDRIFVTGKNWARLFEIKVEPKPKAN
- the glpX gene encoding class II fructose-bisphosphatase — protein: MERNLGLEFVRATEAAALSSGRWVGKGDRHMVDHAACEAMRKALSDVEIKGVVVIGEGERDEAPMLYIGEEVGSGKGPGVQIAVDPVEGTNLVATGSPGAISVMAAAMESEGHLLHAPDIYMDKLVVGKPAKGAIDITRPVQANLKEIARCLGKEVQDLTVGLLDRPRHEKLIEDIRASGARIRLISDGDLSLAIEALDPEGEVDVALGIGGAPEGVLSAAACICTDGEIQGRLVCRNEADRERTAKILGGDPERVLMMDDLAQGNLMFVATGITGGNLLRGVRFTGTGAVTHSIVMRSKSGTVRKIETIHKFTNGPKY